The following coding sequences are from one Bdellovibrionota bacterium window:
- a CDS encoding c-type cytochrome domain-containing protein: protein MKIHFRFLLFSMIGIFVGCGSIDSTEVVAPPQPATTTGSGTVDLSGEATFSGTVQPILLANCSACHNSTSLTGGLDVTTYSGLVEQTDVVVPGDPDESKLIQFLEGGIMPPPGNPAPSDEEIAAIRAWVGAGALDD from the coding sequence ATGAAAATCCATTTTCGCTTCCTCCTCTTCTCAATGATCGGGATCTTTGTCGGCTGTGGTTCCATTGATTCGACTGAGGTGGTGGCTCCACCCCAGCCGGCCACAACGACGGGAAGCGGTACGGTGGACCTTTCCGGCGAGGCCACATTCAGCGGAACGGTTCAACCGATTCTCTTGGCGAACTGCTCGGCTTGCCACAATTCCACCTCCCTCACAGGTGGTCTGGATGTCACGACCTATTCTGGGCTGGTCGAACAAACCGATGTTGTCGTGCCCGGGGATCCCGACGAGTCGAAATTGATCCAGTTCTTGGAGGGAGGAATCATGCCGCCGCCCGGAAATCCTGCACCGTCGGACGAAGAAATCGCCGCAATTCGCGCCTGGGTCGGGGCT